The Marinobacter szutsaonensis sequence CAGGGCGATGTTGATCAGGCTGGTCCCAATCATCATGTAGCCCGGCAGCTTGGTATCGCCATTGGAACGGCACACCGCGTAACCGAAATACAGCATGGCCCCGGTCCAGGCCGATGCCAGCCAGGGCGCCCAGTACTCCCGGATCACCGGGCGCAGCGCCGTTTCGGCCCCCAGCAGATCGAGGATCACGGTCTGCAGCAGCCATACCGACAGGCACAGAATCAGCGCCAGACTGGCACCGATGGTGACAACCAGCCCGCCCAGACGCTGGGCCCGGAGCTCGTCGCCCTGGCCCAGGGTACGGGAGATGATGGCAGTGGTGGCAATCCCGAGGCCCACATACATGCCGCTGACCAGCTGCTGCATCGGCACAGTAAAGCCAAGTGCCGCCAGCGGATCACGCCCGAGTTGACCCACGAAGGCACTGTCGGCCAGGTGAAAGGTCATCAGGGACAGGACCCCGAACAGCATGGGCCAGGTCATGTCATAGAGCTGGCGGCCGAGGCTCGTGTTTTCGGATGTCTGGTTCAAAACAGGCTGTGATATCCGGAATGGGTGAAAAGGCAGGAGAGTATAACGCAGATCGGCTGCCGGAGCCTGAACGCCCCGGCAGCCGATAGGGAGGGTATCAGAGTGCGTTCAGGGCGGCGTCGTAATCCGGCTCGTTCTTGATTTCGTTCACCAGCTCGCTGTGCAGCACCTTGTTGTTCTCGTCCAGCACCACAACGGCACGGGCACACAGGCCGGCCAGCGGGCCATCCTGGATGGCGACGCCGTAGTCCTGCTGGAACGCGTAGTTACGGAAGGTGGACAGGGTTTCCACATCCTTCAGGCCTTCGGCGCCGCAGAAGCGTGAGGCGGCGAAGGGCAGGTCGGCGGAGACTACCAGCACCACGGTGTTGTCCAGGTTGCCGGCCTTCTCGTTGAATTTGCGGGTGGAGGCGGCGCAGACACCGGTGTCGATGCTGGGGATGATGTTCAGGATCTTGCGCTTGCCCGCCCAGTTGTCGAGTTTGACTTCTTCCAGGCCGCTGTTGGTCAGGGTGAAGGGGGGAGCGTTGTCGCCCGATTGGGGGAATTTGCCGCTCAGTTCGATGGGGTTGCCGTCCAGGGTGACTTTGCTCATTTTGGCTCCTTGTTGAGTCCGGTTTGGGGTTCTAGTGATCTACTCCTCCCAGACTAGTTTGGATGACTTTGATTGTCATTATCGCCACTTGATTTGGGTGACGGTCCGGGCAGGGGCCTGCTTTCCAAAACCCGCTCCTTCGGCACCCCTCCGGGGTCCAGCCTGCAATCACAGATTGCAGTCGTTCGGCTGTCGCATGAAGCTTCGCTTCATAAGCGCTCGGCCTCACCCATGTGGCGCTTGAGCTCCGCCATCCATGGCTCCGCACAGTTTTGCAAAGCATGGCCCTGATCGGCCCCCGAGCCTCGAAGTAGCCCGCCTAGGAAATCGAAGCTTTATCTCGAGGACGCACCTTGCGGCTCGAAGCCTCTGGCCGGGTGGCGTTGGACCAGGATCAGGTAGCAGGCCATTGAGATGGCGGCGCATACGGCGATGATGCTGGCCATGACCAGGGAGGTTCCGTCGTGGAAGTGGCCGACGAGGCCTCCGGCCACGGCGGCGAGGGCCATTTGGATGAAGCCGAACAGGGCGGAGGCGGAGCCGGCCATGGTGGGGAAGTTGGCCAGGGCGCCGGCCATGGTCTGGGGGAGGACCATGCCGGTGCCGATCATGAACAGGGCCTGGGGCAGGATGACGGCCCAGACGTTGTAGATTTCCTGGTAAGCCAGGATGGCCATGGTGGCCCCGCCAGCAACGGCAACCATCAGTCCACGGACGAGAATTTGATCAGTATTGAGGTTGCGGCCGAGGCGCACGGCGGTGAGGTTGCCGATGATGAAGCCGGCGACCATGCAGGCGAAGTACATACCGAAGTGCTTCGGATCGACGCCGAGGAAGTCGATCAGCACAAAGGACGAGCCGGACAGGAAGGCGAACAGTCCGGCGAAGATGGCGGCGTTGGTGAGTGAGTAGCCCACGAAGCTGATATCCGTGATGATGCTCCGATAGTTACGGAGCAGGGCACAGGGCCTGAGTGGCTGGCGGTATTCCGGGCGCATGGGTTCGGGGATGCCGTAGGCGACGACCACGGCCATGATCAGGGCGTAGGCGCCGAGAGCGATGAAGATGGATGACCAGCCCAGGCCGGTGACCAGTACCCCGCCGATGGTCGGTGCGACCGCCGGCGCCACGGCCATGATGCTGGCCAGGATGGCGAGGATTTTTGCGGCTTCGCGCGGGGTGTAGATGTCCCGGATCGCAGCACGGCCGAGCACCGGCCCCGCGGAACCGCCCAGGGCCTGGAGGAAGCGGCAGACCTGGAGGGTTTCGATGTTGGTGGCCAGGGCACAGCCCAAGCTGGCCATTGCGAACAGGACAAAGCCGCCAATCATGATCGGCTTGCGACCAAAACGGTCGGCCAGCGGGCCGCAGATCAGCTGGGCGATGGCAAAGCCCGCCATGTACAGGCTCAGTGTCAGCTGGACCTGATCGGTGCCGGTACCGAAGTCGCTGCCGATTTGCGGCAGCGCAGGCAGGTACATGTCCGTCGCCAGGGGGCCCAGGGCGACGGCTGCTGCCAATAAAATCGTTGTCCAGACACTGGTGAGTGTGAGCATCGTGGTCCTGTTGCGTTATCAAAAGAGTTTGACAGGCCGGGTTGGGATAGCCTTTCCAAAACTGTGCGGAGCCATGGATGGCGGAGCTCAAGCGTCACAAGGGTGAGGCCGAGCGCTTATGAAGCGAAGCTTCATGCGACAGCCGAACGACTGCAATCTATGATTGCAGGCTGGACCCCGGAGGGGTGCCGCACGGAGCGTGTTTCGGAAAGGCTATCCCAACCTGGCCGACCTACTACGTGTTGGAAGTCTAGGGTGGAAGGAGGCGAAAGATAACGGGGCTATCGTTCATAGAATATATGAACAAAACTAATTGATTAGCCGTCAAGCTTGTTCATGGTGGCTGCGACCGCGTTCACCTGATTTCTCAGCCATTTATGGGCCGGATCGTTCTGGTTGCGGCGATGCCAGAGCATCAGCAGGGTGAAGGGCTTGAAATCGAAGGGCAGCGGCACCCAGGCAAAATCCCGCATCAGGTGTTTACTCATCCGCTCCGGTGCCGTTGCCAGCATATCGGTGCCCCGGAGGAACTCGGGAAGCCCGGAGAAGTTGGAAACGGTGACCACGTTGCGCCGCGTGAGGCCCCGTGCCGAGATCGAGATATCGAGACTGGGCTTCTCGCCAGTGGCGAACAGCAGGGCGATGTGATCGGCCTTGAGGTAGCCCGCCAGATCGTCAGGAGGCTCACGATGGGAAGGGTCATAGAACACCACCATGCGATCGGCCATCAGCCCCCGCTGCATGATGTCCGTAGCTTCCGGCGGGTGGGGGGAAATGATCAGGTCGCACACATCCTTGCGCAGCATGTCAGCACTCGGAATCCCGGACGGAATCACCTGAAGGCTGATCCCCGGTGCTTCCCGCCGCAGGATTTTAACCAGGCCCGGAAGCAGCAGATCCCTCTGGTAATCATTGGCGGCAATGGTGAACGTAAACTCGGCCGTGGCCGGGCTGAAAGGCGGGCCGGCGGAGAGTGACTGCAGATCGTCCAGGATCTGCCGAATGTGCGGGCCCGCCTGCAGGGCATAGCGGGTCGGCACGATGCCCCGGCCGGACTTCACGAACAGCGGATCACCCAGCGCCTGCCGGAGTCGCTCCAGCGTATGACTGACCGCCGACTGGGTCACACCCAGCCGCACCGCGGCCCGCGACACACTGCCTTCGTCCAGAACGGCGAGGAAGGTAGTGAGCGCGCGAAAATCCAGGTTCAATGTATCAATCGGGTTCATGAATGGCAGTGTAACCCGGGCCCGGGTGGTCGGCCATCTCTGAGCCTTGAGTGTTTATTCAAAAATGTGGGACTTCTGTAGTACGGTTAGGCGTAAGGGACAAGAAAACTACACGAAACGAGGCTCATTTTATGACCATGCATCTGGCTTTCGACGTCTACGGCACCCTGGTGGACCCCATGGGTATGTCCGACCTGTTACGGCAGGACGCCGGCGATCAGGCCGAATCGGTCGCCGCCCTCTGGCGGGAGAAACAGCTGGAGTTCTCGTTCCGCAAAGGCCTGATGAAAGCCTACGAAGATTTCGGCGTCTGCACCCGCCAGGCCCTGCGCTACGCCATGGCTACCCGGAAACTGGTATTACCCCGGGAGCGGGAAGACGAACTGATGGCAGCCTACCTGGCGTTACCCGCGTTTTCCGATTCCCTGCCGGCGCTCCAGGCCCTGAAGGGAAAATATCCGCTGTTTGCATTCTCCAACGGCAGTTATCCGGCGCTGGAGAGGGTACTGGGACACAATAATCTGCTGGAGCAGTTCGACGGCCTGGTGTCGGTTGACGATATCAAGAGCTTCAAGCCGGATCCGGCGGTGTATACCTACGCACGGCGGGCAACGGGTGCCTGGGATCAACCGTTGTGTCTTGTTTCCAGTAATGCCTGGGACGTGATTGGTGCGAGGGCTGCGGGTTTGAAGGCGATCTGGGTGCAGCGTGACTCGGACAAGGTTTTTGAAGACTGGGGTATAGAGCCTATGGCAGTGATAAACAGCCTCTCTGAGCTGCCATCAGCGTTGGCAGGCCTCCAAGGTTAGCGGAGGTGGGTGTCGGGAAGGGCTGTCCAAAACTGTGCGGAGCCATGGATGGCGGAGCTCAAGCGCCACAGGGATGTGCTTGAGCGGGTTTTGGACAGCCCTTCCCGACATCCGCCGCCGTGCTCAGAGTCAGAGGCCTGAAAACCAAAAATTCAGTCAGACCGTTCCGCTAGCCACTCGGCCATCTCTAACCAGCTCTCCCTGGGTGCCTTACTTCCCGCGAGAATCCCCATATGCCCTCCGGGCACCACCCGAAACGTCTTGTCCCCGGAACTCACGTGGTCCATCACCCGCTTGGCGGCCCCCGGCGTCACCATCGTATCCTCACTGCCGGCAATCGCCAGTAAGTTGGCGCTCACGTTCTCCAGCCGGGCAAGATCCTCACCGATCTGGATCTCACCCTTCGACAACTGATTATCGATCCACACCCGAACCACCGTGTCCTGAATAATCCCGCCCGGATAAGCCACCATGCGATCCAGGAACGCCGAGGTCGTGGCATGACTGGTCACAAACTCCCGGTCCCCCAGCCGCACAATCAGCTCCCAGTAGCCCATCACGCTGCCAATCGGATTGGTCAGCTTGAACCCCAGGGTATTGGCCCACCCCGGCGTATGGAACCAGTGCGGTTTCAGGTTATGGATCCGGAAGCCCGTACGCTTGCGAATCACCTCGGCCGCCTCGGCAATGGCCTGGGAAGCAACCCCCATGAAGCCGGAGGCGTGGCTGTCGATGGGTGAGCCCAGCACAATGGCATTGCGCACATGCTGGTCCTGGCTCAGGGCGGAATAGAACAGGGTGAACATCCCGCCCATGCTCCAGCCATGCAGAGACAGCTCCTGCTCACCGCTGTGCTCACGGACCCGGTTCAGATAGGCGGGCAGCAACTCCGCCACATAGGTGTGCAGGTTGTAGTGGCTGTGTTCGCGCTTCGGCACACCCCAGTCAATCAGGTAGACCTCGAAACCCTTGGCACGAAGAAAACGGACCAGGCTGCGCTGGGGAAACAGGTCATAGATGAGCATATTGACCGCCAGGGGCGGGATGATGACGATCGGGGTGCGGTGGGTGTTCCGTTCCACCGGAATGGTCAGATCGTCCAGTTCGATGAAATCTTCCTGCAGCGGCGGGTAGTAGCGCAGGCTGACCAGGCCGTCTGAATGGAGCGTCTCAAAGGGCGTCTGGCCGGCCTGGACCAGGCTGGCCGCCCGGAACACCCGGTCGAAGGCATTGCCGGCATAGATTGTAGTCTGGCGGGTCAGACCGGAGGTTTTGTCGAGCACCGACTTGAACGGGTTGGCCATCGGGATTTCCATGGAACAGTTGATCACACCAGTTTAGAGAAAACAGGAGGCAAGGCTAACCCCGCGAGGGTGTGATGCCTATGGCAAAACCGTCCACCGTGCCGGGCAAAGCGGTCACATCGGACCACTGCCCATTATCGTCGGCCCTTGCTATCATGCGGCGCCATCGGACACAAAAACCAAAAGCAGGAAAGCCATGCTCAGTTTCCTCCCGGCCCCGGTCAAGGGCGTACTCAATTCCATCCTACTCGGCATCAATAC is a genomic window containing:
- a CDS encoding haloacid dehalogenase type II; this encodes MTMHLAFDVYGTLVDPMGMSDLLRQDAGDQAESVAALWREKQLEFSFRKGLMKAYEDFGVCTRQALRYAMATRKLVLPREREDELMAAYLALPAFSDSLPALQALKGKYPLFAFSNGSYPALERVLGHNNLLEQFDGLVSVDDIKSFKPDPAVYTYARRATGAWDQPLCLVSSNAWDVIGARAAGLKAIWVQRDSDKVFEDWGIEPMAVINSLSELPSALAGLQG
- a CDS encoding alpha/beta fold hydrolase: MANPFKSVLDKTSGLTRQTTIYAGNAFDRVFRAASLVQAGQTPFETLHSDGLVSLRYYPPLQEDFIELDDLTIPVERNTHRTPIVIIPPLAVNMLIYDLFPQRSLVRFLRAKGFEVYLIDWGVPKREHSHYNLHTYVAELLPAYLNRVREHSGEQELSLHGWSMGGMFTLFYSALSQDQHVRNAIVLGSPIDSHASGFMGVASQAIAEAAEVIRKRTGFRIHNLKPHWFHTPGWANTLGFKLTNPIGSVMGYWELIVRLGDREFVTSHATTSAFLDRMVAYPGGIIQDTVVRVWIDNQLSKGEIQIGEDLARLENVSANLLAIAGSEDTMVTPGAAKRVMDHVSSGDKTFRVVPGGHMGILAGSKAPRESWLEMAEWLAERSD
- a CDS encoding LysR family transcriptional regulator, with translation MNPIDTLNLDFRALTTFLAVLDEGSVSRAAVRLGVTQSAVSHTLERLRQALGDPLFVKSGRGIVPTRYALQAGPHIRQILDDLQSLSAGPPFSPATAEFTFTIAANDYQRDLLLPGLVKILRREAPGISLQVIPSGIPSADMLRKDVCDLIISPHPPEATDIMQRGLMADRMVVFYDPSHREPPDDLAGYLKADHIALLFATGEKPSLDISISARGLTRRNVVTVSNFSGLPEFLRGTDMLATAPERMSKHLMRDFAWVPLPFDFKPFTLLMLWHRRNQNDPAHKWLRNQVNAVAATMNKLDG
- a CDS encoding Bcr/CflA family multidrug efflux MFS transporter, producing the protein MLTLTSVWTTILLAAAVALGPLATDMYLPALPQIGSDFGTGTDQVQLTLSLYMAGFAIAQLICGPLADRFGRKPIMIGGFVLFAMASLGCALATNIETLQVCRFLQALGGSAGPVLGRAAIRDIYTPREAAKILAILASIMAVAPAVAPTIGGVLVTGLGWSSIFIALGAYALIMAVVVAYGIPEPMRPEYRQPLRPCALLRNYRSIITDISFVGYSLTNAAIFAGLFAFLSGSSFVLIDFLGVDPKHFGMYFACMVAGFIIGNLTAVRLGRNLNTDQILVRGLMVAVAGGATMAILAYQEIYNVWAVILPQALFMIGTGMVLPQTMAGALANFPTMAGSASALFGFIQMALAAVAGGLVGHFHDGTSLVMASIIAVCAAISMACYLILVQRHPARGFEPQGASSR
- the tpx gene encoding thiol peroxidase; protein product: MSKVTLDGNPIELSGKFPQSGDNAPPFTLTNSGLEEVKLDNWAGKRKILNIIPSIDTGVCAASTRKFNEKAGNLDNTVVLVVSADLPFAASRFCGAEGLKDVETLSTFRNYAFQQDYGVAIQDGPLAGLCARAVVVLDENNKVLHSELVNEIKNEPDYDAALNAL